Proteins encoded in a region of the Bacteroidota bacterium genome:
- a CDS encoding DUF58 domain-containing protein, whose product MKNIFSNTFLPIRFFLWGSALVMLFISSYAFPAILLPAKIIVAIFFVLVLVDILLLNRIKNNFSCSRKTARLFNLGDTNSIEVFIQNNSQLKIKVVVIDEIPIQFQRRDFEFRISLKPNEKQIVKYELRPVKRGAYHFGKIHLYISSFMGLVQRRVSFNEATTVPVYPSILQMKNMEMRAMSKISLFKGIKKLRRIGHSYEFEQIKNYVAGDDYRSINWKATGRRSELMVNQYEDERSQQIYFLLDKSRSMRLPFHEMSLLDYAINTSLVMANIALKKQDRAGLISFSSTMETMIKAEKTPSQLSKILNSLYREKESKTEANYELLYSSLRNAIRVRSLLILFTNFESMYSMERVLPILRKLSRFHLLVVVFFENTELKTFSTEDPKNISDIYLQTIAGKFVNEKEQIVNQLKLYGIQSIQTDPEHLSVNVLNKYLELKSRGMI is encoded by the coding sequence GTGAAAAATATTTTCAGCAACACCTTTTTACCGATCCGGTTCTTTCTTTGGGGAAGTGCTTTGGTAATGCTGTTTATCAGCAGCTATGCATTTCCGGCAATACTTTTACCTGCAAAAATTATTGTAGCCATATTTTTCGTTTTAGTTCTGGTAGATATTTTATTGCTTAACCGGATCAAAAATAATTTTTCGTGTTCACGCAAAACTGCAAGACTTTTCAATCTTGGCGATACAAACTCTATTGAAGTTTTCATTCAGAATAATTCGCAACTTAAAATAAAAGTTGTTGTGATCGATGAGATTCCAATTCAGTTTCAGAGAAGAGATTTTGAATTCAGGATTTCATTGAAACCAAATGAAAAACAGATTGTAAAATATGAATTACGTCCGGTTAAGAGAGGCGCTTATCATTTCGGGAAAATTCATTTGTATATTTCTTCGTTCATGGGACTTGTTCAGAGAAGAGTAAGCTTTAATGAAGCAACGACAGTTCCTGTGTATCCGTCGATTTTGCAAATGAAAAACATGGAAATGCGGGCTATGTCGAAGATCTCATTGTTTAAAGGAATAAAAAAACTTCGCCGCATCGGACATAGTTATGAGTTTGAACAGATCAAAAATTATGTTGCCGGAGACGATTACAGAAGTATCAACTGGAAAGCAACCGGTCGCCGTTCAGAATTGATGGTCAATCAGTATGAAGATGAACGCTCACAACAGATCTATTTCCTGCTTGATAAAAGCCGAAGTATGCGCCTTCCTTTTCACGAAATGAGTCTTTTAGATTATGCAATCAATACCAGTCTGGTGATGGCAAATATTGCTCTGAAAAAACAAGACAGAGCCGGATTGATCTCTTTCTCTTCAACAATGGAGACGATGATAAAAGCGGAAAAAACACCCTCTCAACTCAGTAAGATCCTGAATAGTTTGTACAGAGAAAAAGAAAGTAAAACGGAAGCAAATTACGAACTGCTTTATAGTAGCTTACGAAATGCGATCCGGGTACGAAGTCTGCTGATTCTTTTTACCAACTTCGAGAGTATGTATTCAATGGAAAGAGTTTTGCCGATCCTGAGAAAGCTAAGTCGGTTTCACTTATTGGTCGTTGTCTTTTTTGAAAATACTGAATTGAAAACATTCTCTACTGAAGATCCGAAGAATATCAGTGACATTTATCTTCAAACGATTGCAGGAAAATTTGTAAATGAAAAAGAACAAATAGTAAATCAACTGAAACTTTATGGAATTCAATCTATCCAAACTGATCCGGAACATCTTTCTGTGAATGTTTTGAATAAGTATCTTGAGTTGAAGTCCAGGGGGATGATTTGA
- a CDS encoding MoxR family ATPase: MENSTEENSNQEINPESNLPSTDPIDSELIQFSNSIMNLKSEIRKVIVGQDKVIDLMLAGLLSSGHVLIEGVPGIAKTLIAKLLAKTLSVDFSRIQFTPDLMPTDVTGTTVYNMQKSEFTFNKGPIFSNFVLIDEINRAPAKTQAALFEVMEERQISVDGTTHLLEFPFFVIATQNPIEQEGTYKLPEAQLDRFIFRIKMEYPSLENEIDILKRFSEDFSMASIEKVKPVLSAADLAGFKSIIEKIHIKDELINYIAKISHATRNHGSIFLGASPRASLAILRSSKALAALSGRNFVTPDDIRRVANPVMNHRVILTPEKEMEGITTDDIIAEITQNIEVPR, encoded by the coding sequence ATGGAAAATTCAACAGAAGAAAATTCAAACCAGGAAATCAACCCTGAATCTAATTTACCATCAACAGATCCTATCGATTCTGAACTAATTCAATTCAGCAATTCAATTATGAATCTGAAAAGTGAGATCCGGAAAGTAATTGTTGGACAGGATAAAGTTATAGATCTGATGCTCGCAGGATTATTAAGCAGCGGACATGTACTGATAGAAGGAGTTCCGGGAATTGCCAAAACATTGATCGCAAAATTGCTGGCAAAAACCTTATCGGTTGACTTTTCGAGAATTCAGTTTACTCCTGATCTCATGCCGACAGATGTAACCGGTACTACAGTGTACAACATGCAAAAATCGGAATTTACTTTCAACAAAGGACCGATCTTCTCCAACTTTGTACTCATCGATGAGATCAATCGTGCTCCTGCAAAAACGCAGGCTGCCTTGTTTGAGGTAATGGAAGAAAGACAGATCTCTGTGGATGGCACAACTCATCTGCTTGAATTTCCTTTTTTCGTTATTGCAACTCAAAATCCAATCGAACAGGAAGGAACATACAAATTACCGGAAGCACAATTAGATCGCTTTATCTTCAGAATCAAAATGGAATATCCTTCTCTTGAAAATGAGATCGATATCCTGAAAAGATTCAGCGAAGATTTTTCAATGGCATCGATTGAAAAAGTTAAACCTGTTCTTTCTGCAGCTGATCTTGCGGGATTCAAATCAATTATTGAAAAGATTCACATTAAAGACGAGCTTATCAATTACATTGCAAAGATCTCGCATGCTACAAGAAATCATGGCAGTATATTTCTTGGTGCTTCGCCACGCGCGTCTCTTGCCATTCTCAGAAGTTCAAAAGCACTGGCAGCATTGAGCGGCAGAAATTTTGTAACTCCTGATGATATCCGCAGAGTTGCAAATCCGGTAATGAATCACAGAGTCATTCTTACACCGGAAAAAGAAATGGAAGGAATTACAACTGACGATATCATTGCAGAAATAACTCAAAACATTGAAGTTCCAAGGTGA
- a CDS encoding DUF4129 domain-containing protein, translating into MKRTILLLLSFTLILINSQSGMSEKNQIDFFNRQHYRKSVKEFTYKDPLPYIKQGEKTASKTDWEWLKYISYAIVIAVIVFFIYRLILYAYAPDNRKVKNNQVQLNEIEDEPTIESDLDGLLEIALKEKNFKEAIRIHYLLSIRKLNEGKIIVYTIDKTNFDYVAEVGGHPVFSTFRDLTLTFERIWFGDAPVNEKNFNQYQLNYTKLTSAISSNRSKPTVL; encoded by the coding sequence ATGAAAAGAACAATTCTACTCCTGTTAAGTTTTACATTGATTCTGATCAATTCTCAATCAGGCATGTCTGAGAAAAATCAAATTGATTTTTTCAACAGACAACATTACCGCAAATCAGTCAAAGAATTCACCTACAAAGATCCATTGCCATATATTAAACAGGGAGAAAAAACTGCCTCAAAAACTGACTGGGAATGGCTGAAATATATCAGCTATGCAATTGTGATCGCAGTTATTGTGTTTTTTATTTATCGTCTGATACTTTATGCATATGCTCCGGATAACCGAAAAGTTAAAAACAATCAGGTTCAATTAAATGAAATCGAAGACGAACCAACTATAGAATCAGACCTTGATGGATTACTTGAGATCGCCTTGAAAGAAAAAAACTTTAAAGAAGCTATCCGGATCCACTATCTGTTGTCAATCCGAAAACTAAACGAAGGTAAAATTATTGTTTACACCATTGACAAAACTAATTTTGATTATGTCGCTGAAGTTGGTGGACATCCTGTGTTTTCTACTTTCAGGGATCTGACTCTTACTTTTGAAAGAATCTGGTTCGGTGATGCACCGGTTAACGAAAAGAACTTTAATCAGTATCAACTCAATTATACAAAACTGACAAGCGCTATTTCTTCTAACAGATCTAAACCGACTGTTCTATGA
- a CDS encoding stage II sporulation protein M, producing the protein MKETHFIDQNKKKWKELEELLQEERKDPDKLSNLFIQVTDDLSYARTFYPNRYVRLYLNNIAQQLFYFIYKNKSSSRSGFVRFWKEELPDLVYSARKELFFSLCFFLVSVAIGVFSSRHDPGFANLILGENYVQSTIENIKKGDPMAVYKKMNSVDMFLGISINNLRVSFMVFIFGLLYCVGTLGMLLFNGIMLGVFQYFFISYGLFKESFLTIWLHGTLEISCIIIAGGAGITLGKGLVFPGTYTRSQSFFIGARKSIKILIGIAPIIVMAAIIESFMTRYTDAPDIVKLSIIILSAAFILFYFVLYPIHRHRSGKSAYIPESSLQPETDEVFDYDAIQPTGNIFMEVFHIFKLYGGKIVKWSLLTAAIIATYLVLISDNLDLEFRTSFFLPNVFKIFNYEENMRLFFINVIAFGLLSFYFLKLISRHANKTFRPQISSLAFTLLFSLIINIIIKYGNLPSMLILIFLGPPLMTWLSLTYYRGQLFTKSIKPAYRYFRATRGKSYRIFLVVSFTSMILFLILQTPMLGFYLSVTKWNIYVSGEQLSIITNIFNTLSSYFSFFIILPFFIYGNFLGFFSIYQIVTAEDLKKRILSLKSIKNTSNS; encoded by the coding sequence ATGAAAGAAACACATTTCATCGATCAAAATAAAAAGAAATGGAAGGAACTTGAAGAACTTTTGCAGGAAGAGCGAAAAGATCCTGACAAACTTAGCAATTTATTTATTCAAGTTACTGACGATCTTTCCTATGCACGTACTTTTTATCCAAACAGATACGTCAGACTATATCTTAACAATATAGCACAACAATTATTTTATTTCATCTATAAAAACAAAAGTTCCAGCAGATCCGGCTTTGTCAGATTCTGGAAAGAAGAGCTACCTGACCTGGTCTATTCTGCACGGAAGGAACTTTTTTTCAGCCTCTGCTTTTTTCTTGTATCTGTAGCAATTGGAGTATTCTCTTCACGACATGATCCGGGCTTTGCAAACCTGATCCTGGGTGAAAACTATGTTCAGTCAACGATAGAGAACATCAAAAAAGGTGATCCAATGGCTGTCTATAAAAAAATGAATAGCGTTGATATGTTCCTTGGCATCAGTATAAATAACCTTAGAGTGTCATTCATGGTCTTTATCTTCGGTCTGCTGTATTGTGTTGGAACACTTGGAATGCTCCTATTCAATGGTATTATGCTTGGAGTGTTTCAATATTTCTTTATCAGTTATGGCTTATTTAAAGAATCTTTTCTCACCATATGGCTACATGGAACTTTGGAAATCTCCTGTATAATTATTGCCGGAGGTGCAGGGATCACTTTAGGAAAGGGACTTGTATTTCCGGGTACTTATACCCGCTCACAATCCTTTTTTATCGGAGCAAGAAAAAGTATAAAGATCCTGATCGGAATTGCTCCTATAATTGTAATGGCTGCAATCATTGAAAGTTTTATGACCAGATATACCGATGCACCGGATATCGTTAAACTTTCAATTATTATTCTTTCTGCAGCGTTTATACTTTTTTATTTCGTCCTCTACCCGATTCACCGGCATCGTTCCGGAAAATCAGCTTACATTCCTGAAAGTAGTTTACAACCGGAAACGGACGAAGTGTTTGACTACGACGCCATTCAACCTACCGGAAATATATTCATGGAAGTATTTCACATCTTCAAACTCTACGGTGGGAAAATTGTTAAATGGAGCTTACTTACTGCTGCTATCATTGCCACTTATCTGGTTCTTATTTCCGACAATCTGGATCTTGAATTCAGAACTTCATTTTTTCTACCCAATGTATTTAAGATCTTTAATTACGAAGAAAACATGCGCTTGTTTTTTATAAATGTAATCGCATTTGGTCTTCTATCTTTCTATTTTCTTAAACTTATTTCCAGACATGCGAATAAAACATTCAGACCACAAATATCTTCACTTGCATTCACACTTTTATTTTCACTTATCATAAACATAATAATAAAGTATGGAAATCTCCCTTCCATGCTTATTCTGATATTTCTGGGTCCACCGTTAATGACCTGGCTTTCTCTGACATATTACCGAGGTCAACTTTTTACCAAATCAATAAAGCCTGCGTACCGGTACTTCAGAGCTACAAGAGGTAAATCATACAGGATCTTCCTAGTCGTTAGCTTTACTTCTATGATATTATTTCTGATCTTACAAACTCCAATGCTGGGATTTTATTTATCAGTAACCAAATGGAATATATATGTCTCCGGTGAACAATTAAGTATCATAACCAATATATTCAATACACTTTCTTCCTATTTCAGCTTCTTTATCATCCTTCCATTTTTCATCTATGGAAATTTTCTGGGCTTCTTTTCCATCTATCAGATTGTAACAGCAGAAGATTTGAAGAAAAGAATCTTATCATTGAAATCCATTAAGAATACCAGCAACTCTTAA
- a CDS encoding RDD family protein: protein MRTLEIVTSQNVAIDYNLANIGERGVAFIMDVIFIGVIIFILSIVESFIVPYQYMNVVNYSTSFIVISFYTLLSEILMNGQSWGKKLTGLKVVKINGTEARLSDYLIRWAFRSVDIYLTLTTLGIIMINSTVKSQRLGDMLANTAVVKIKPERRVTLANIESLKNKTTHIVQYKEVMHMNEKEMLVLKSALDLAKQNPNRAHAEALELLSTIMQERLHIHNHEKPTANFCRS, encoded by the coding sequence ATGCGGACATTAGAAATTGTTACCTCACAAAATGTTGCCATAGACTATAATCTGGCGAATATTGGTGAACGTGGCGTTGCTTTCATAATGGATGTCATCTTTATCGGAGTAATAATTTTTATATTGTCAATTGTTGAAAGCTTTATTGTCCCTTACCAATATATGAATGTGGTTAACTATTCGACATCATTCATTGTCATTTCTTTTTATACTCTTTTATCTGAAATACTAATGAATGGACAGTCCTGGGGTAAAAAGCTTACCGGATTAAAAGTGGTAAAGATCAATGGGACAGAAGCCCGTTTATCGGATTATCTGATTCGCTGGGCATTCAGGTCAGTTGATATTTACCTGACACTTACGACTCTCGGTATAATTATGATCAATTCAACTGTTAAGTCGCAGCGATTAGGCGATATGCTTGCCAACACAGCAGTTGTTAAAATTAAACCGGAAAGAAGAGTGACTTTGGCAAATATTGAAAGTCTGAAAAATAAGACAACGCACATAGTCCAATACAAAGAGGTTATGCATATGAATGAAAAGGAAATGCTGGTATTAAAGTCCGCTCTTGATCTAGCGAAGCAAAATCCTAATCGTGCACATGCAGAAGCGCTTGAATTGTTGTCTACGATCATGCAGGAACGCCTTCATATTCACAACCATGAAAAACCGACCGCGAATTTTTGCAGAAGCTGA
- a CDS encoding thiol-disulfide oxidoreductase DCC family protein, whose amino-acid sequence MEKSIILFDGVCNLCNGFVQFAVNRNRKKNLFFSSLQSEFSQKTLQDFGLKSDYIESLVFYKNGKLYTKSGAALRIAKELDGLWPLTYAFIIIPFPIRDFVYNIIAKYRYKWFGKKDQCMVPSPELKSRFL is encoded by the coding sequence ATGGAAAAATCCATCATTCTTTTCGACGGTGTCTGTAATCTTTGTAATGGCTTCGTTCAATTTGCAGTCAATCGTAATCGCAAAAAGAATCTTTTCTTCAGTTCGCTGCAATCAGAATTTTCGCAAAAAACTCTACAGGATTTTGGATTGAAAAGTGACTACATTGAATCATTGGTGTTTTATAAAAACGGAAAGTTGTATACTAAATCAGGTGCAGCACTTCGGATTGCAAAAGAACTGGATGGACTCTGGCCGCTGACATATGCTTTCATTATTATCCCTTTTCCAATTCGTGATTTTGTATATAACATCATAGCTAAATATCGCTATAAGTGGTTTGGAAAGAAGGACCAGTGTATGGTGCCATCACCGGAATTGAAAAGTAGATTCCTGTAA
- a CDS encoding NADH-quinone oxidoreductase subunit A — MGLGSLLMLIICGLAFAGGGIVLSNVLSRKSTNLQKGQAYECGVPTVGKSWVQFNVGYYLFALLFLIFDVELVFLYPWAVVVKEVGLPALVEIVIFLFILFLGFLYAHKKGALKWM, encoded by the coding sequence ATGGGATTAGGTTCTTTATTAATGTTGATCATTTGCGGATTGGCATTTGCTGGCGGTGGTATCGTTTTGTCGAATGTGCTTTCCCGAAAGTCAACGAACTTACAAAAAGGTCAGGCTTATGAGTGTGGTGTACCAACGGTCGGAAAATCGTGGGTGCAGTTCAATGTAGGATACTATTTGTTCGCATTGTTATTTCTGATCTTTGATGTAGAGCTTGTGTTCTTATATCCCTGGGCAGTAGTTGTTAAGGAAGTAGGATTACCTGCATTAGTCGAGATCGTAATATTTCTGTTTATTTTATTCCTCGGATTTTTATATGCTCACAAAAAGGGCGCTTTGAAATGGATGTAA
- a CDS encoding NADH-quinone oxidoreductase subunit B — MDVKEQDPRATFPGEVHPTPGGGILVSKLDDVINWARSNSLWPLVFGTSCCAIEMMSTASAKYDWSRFGFEVARATPRQADVIIIAGTIVNKMAPVLKRLYDQMPDPKYVVAMGACATSGGPFFYNTYSVVKGADHIIPVDVYVAGCPPRPEALLHALISLQAKVKAGK, encoded by the coding sequence ATGGATGTAAAAGAACAAGACCCAAGAGCTACTTTTCCCGGCGAAGTTCATCCGACTCCCGGTGGTGGAATACTTGTGAGTAAACTCGATGACGTTATAAACTGGGCGCGTTCAAATTCATTATGGCCTCTTGTATTTGGAACAAGTTGTTGTGCGATTGAAATGATGTCAACAGCTTCTGCAAAATACGATTGGTCACGATTTGGTTTTGAAGTTGCACGTGCAACTCCAAGACAAGCAGATGTGATCATCATTGCCGGAACAATCGTAAATAAAATGGCGCCTGTACTTAAAAGACTATATGACCAGATGCCGGATCCGAAATATGTTGTTGCTATGGGAGCATGTGCAACTTCCGGCGGACCGTTTTTTTACAATACTTATTCAGTTGTCAAAGGCGCAGATCATATTATTCCTGTTGATGTTTATGTAGCCGGTTGTCCGCCCCGTCCCGAAGCATTATTGCATGCTTTAATTTCCTTACAAGCCAAAGTCAAAGCCGGAAAATAA
- a CDS encoding NADH-quinone oxidoreductase subunit C, producing the protein MLQEKLLSICPTATFEENTQWPTINIESTEWRRLAEHLKNDPELAFDYLFCITGVDWKTHLSMVYHLSSTIHRHTIVVKAKISDRNNAAIESVYNIWATAELNEREAYDLFGINFTNHPDLRRLFLTDDWVGYPLRKDYEDPINMIKL; encoded by the coding sequence ATGCTTCAGGAAAAACTCTTGTCAATTTGTCCCACTGCTACATTCGAAGAGAATACGCAGTGGCCAACTATTAATATTGAGAGCACAGAGTGGCGCAGACTTGCTGAACATCTGAAGAATGATCCTGAATTAGCATTTGATTATTTGTTTTGTATTACCGGAGTCGATTGGAAAACACATTTATCGATGGTGTACCATTTATCATCGACGATCCATCGTCATACCATCGTAGTGAAGGCAAAGATTTCTGACAGAAATAATGCTGCAATAGAAAGCGTATATAATATCTGGGCAACAGCAGAACTGAATGAAAGAGAAGCGTACGATCTTTTCGGAATTAATTTTACTAATCATCCGGATCTGCGCAGATTATTTTTAACAGACGACTGGGTAGGATACCCGCTTCGCAAAGATTATGAAGATCCAATCAATATGATAAAACTCTGA
- a CDS encoding NADH-quinone oxidoreductase subunit D, which yields MFEEVGTTEMGDLIINVGPQHPSTHGVLHLVITLNGETVKKVEPHLGYIHRSIEKMCESLTYRQFIYVTSRMDYLSSHINNHACALVVEKGLQIEVPQRAQYIRVILDELTRLASHQLWWGAMAMDVGAITPFFHAFREREIINDIMEQTCGARLTMNFIVPGGCMYDLHPDFVKSVKDFIIFFKSKLSEYDEMVTNNPIFQARMQNVGSITKENAISYGCSGPVARAAGVVCDVRKLSPYDVYSQVEFTEAIEKEGDCFARYKVRMKEMNESMRIIEQLIDNIPEGEFQAKTKAVLKLPKGDFYSNVETARGDFGVYIISEGGTTPYRIKFRSPGFCNLSALDHMARGNKIGDLVAIMGSLDLVIPDIDR from the coding sequence ATGTTTGAAGAAGTAGGAACAACGGAAATGGGTGATCTGATCATCAATGTAGGTCCGCAGCATCCATCAACGCATGGAGTTTTGCATTTGGTCATTACATTGAATGGAGAGACTGTGAAAAAAGTTGAACCGCATCTTGGATACATTCACAGGAGTATTGAAAAGATGTGCGAGAGTTTGACTTATCGTCAGTTCATTTATGTTACTTCAAGAATGGATTATCTGTCGTCACACATTAATAACCATGCATGCGCATTGGTTGTTGAGAAAGGCCTGCAGATAGAAGTTCCGCAACGTGCTCAATACATAAGAGTCATACTGGATGAATTGACACGACTGGCTTCACATCAGCTCTGGTGGGGAGCAATGGCTATGGATGTGGGAGCGATCACTCCTTTCTTTCATGCTTTCAGGGAGCGTGAGATCATAAATGATATCATGGAACAAACATGCGGTGCCCGGCTAACTATGAACTTCATTGTTCCCGGCGGTTGTATGTATGATCTCCATCCTGATTTTGTAAAAAGTGTAAAAGACTTTATCATTTTCTTCAAAAGTAAGTTGAGTGAATACGATGAAATGGTTACTAACAATCCGATTTTTCAGGCGAGAATGCAAAATGTCGGATCGATCACAAAAGAGAATGCAATCTCTTATGGTTGCAGTGGACCGGTTGCAAGAGCTGCCGGAGTGGTTTGTGATGTAAGAAAATTATCGCCTTATGATGTGTACTCTCAGGTAGAGTTTACCGAGGCCATAGAAAAAGAAGGGGATTGTTTTGCTCGTTACAAAGTCCGGATGAAGGAAATGAATGAATCAATGCGTATCATTGAGCAATTGATCGACAATATTCCTGAAGGTGAATTTCAGGCAAAGACTAAAGCAGTATTGAAATTACCTAAAGGAGATTTTTACAGTAATGTAGAAACTGCCAGAGGTGATTTTGGTGTTTATATAATTAGCGAAGGTGGGACAACACCGTACAGAATTAAATTCCGTTCTCCGGGATTTTGTAATCTCTCAGCATTGGATCATATGGCAAGAGGAAATAAAATCGGTGATCTGGTAGCGATAATGGGTTCGTTGGATCTTGTAATACCGGATATAGACAGATAG
- the nuoH gene encoding NADH-quinone oxidoreductase subunit NuoH, translated as MLTSLVELTIVGIFVLTLFAVLGLVLVFMERKVSAYMQIRLGPNRVGYKGMAQTLADTIKLLVKEGLTPDGADKFLFNLAPFIVMIGAMLLMAPIPFAKNSQIWDLNIGVLYITAVSSISVIGILMAGWSSNNKYSLLGAMRSGAQIVSYELSAGLAIISIVILTGSLKISDIIASQETGWWLFKGHIPALISFVIFIIAVTAETNRAPFDMAEAESELTAGFHTEYSGMKFALFFLAEYVNIFIVCAIGATLFLGGWMPFHIGNWTGFNHLMDFIPSSIWFFGKTFFLIFVIMWFRWTFPRLRIDQLLNLEWKYLLPIGMFNLLLMTIIAIMGWHF; from the coding sequence ATGTTAACGTCATTGGTCGAACTGACGATAGTTGGAATTTTTGTTCTGACATTGTTTGCTGTACTGGGACTTGTTCTGGTTTTTATGGAAAGAAAAGTTTCTGCTTATATGCAAATTCGTTTAGGTCCGAATAGAGTCGGATACAAAGGAATGGCGCAGACCTTAGCTGATACAATAAAATTGCTGGTAAAAGAAGGTCTGACTCCTGATGGTGCTGATAAATTCTTATTTAATCTGGCGCCATTCATTGTCATGATAGGAGCAATGCTACTGATGGCTCCGATTCCATTTGCAAAAAATTCACAGATCTGGGATTTGAATATTGGTGTGTTATATATCACGGCAGTATCTTCTATTTCAGTTATTGGAATTCTGATGGCCGGATGGTCGAGTAACAATAAGTATTCCTTGCTTGGCGCCATGCGGAGTGGTGCTCAGATCGTGAGTTATGAACTTTCTGCAGGACTTGCCATTATCAGTATTGTAATTCTGACGGGAAGTTTGAAGATCTCTGATATTATCGCCAGTCAGGAAACCGGATGGTGGTTATTCAAAGGACACATTCCTGCATTGATCTCATTTGTTATATTCATCATTGCAGTAACTGCAGAAACGAACAGAGCACCTTTCGATATGGCAGAAGCGGAGTCGGAACTTACGGCAGGATTTCACACTGAGTATTCAGGGATGAAATTCGCTTTATTCTTTCTTGCGGAATATGTGAATATATTTATTGTTTGTGCAATTGGTGCAACATTATTCTTAGGAGGATGGATGCCATTTCATATTGGGAACTGGACAGGATTCAATCATCTGATGGATTTCATTCCATCGTCAATCTGGTTTTTTGGCAAAACCTTCTTTCTGATCTTTGTGATCATGTGGTTTCGGTGGACGTTCCCAAGATTACGTATCGATCAATTGTTGAATTTAGAATGGAAATATTTGCTTCCAATAGGAATGTTTAATTTGCTCCTGATGACTATCATCGCAATCATGGGCTGGCATTTCTGA
- a CDS encoding 4Fe-4S binding protein — MSFIGNYISTVYKAVTSLLKGMRRTGYYFTHHKEIITQNYPENRDELNLPERFKGEVVMPHTENNEHRCTGCTACELACPNATIKIITKFDISPEGKKKKALDTFIYHLELCTMCNLCIQACPTDAIKMAQTFEHSVYNRADLTKTLNNPDSKLMEGVE, encoded by the coding sequence ATGAGTTTTATAGGAAATTATATCTCTACGGTTTACAAAGCAGTCACTTCTTTACTGAAGGGAATGCGACGTACGGGATATTATTTTACACATCATAAAGAGATCATTACTCAGAATTATCCTGAGAACAGAGATGAACTTAATCTCCCTGAACGTTTCAAAGGAGAAGTAGTTATGCCGCATACAGAGAACAATGAACATCGTTGTACCGGCTGTACTGCATGTGAACTTGCTTGTCCGAATGCGACGATCAAGATCATAACAAAATTTGATATTTCTCCTGAAGGGAAAAAGAAAAAAGCACTCGATACATTTATTTACCACCTTGAATTATGTACAATGTGTAATTTATGTATTCAGGCTTGTCCAACAGATGCAATAAAAATGGCTCAGACCTTTGAGCATAGTGTTTACAACAGAGCTGACTTGACAAAGACTTTGAACAATCCGGATTCTAAATTGATGGAGGGTGTAGAATGA
- a CDS encoding NADH-quinone oxidoreductase subunit J, whose translation MDASVISFYAISAFLLVFGFMAVTARKIFRSAIWLLFSLIGIASLYFWMDLQFLAAVQIIVYIGGIVVLIIFSIFLTQHSGADLPKALRSRKIAAGFLSLLGFGVIAGILSKTLFVETLTPMDVDMKTIGKKMLSLGGDGYALPFELVSVLLLAAMIGCIVIAVKKVPEKS comes from the coding sequence ATGGATGCATCAGTAATATCTTTCTATGCGATCTCGGCATTTCTGCTGGTCTTCGGATTCATGGCAGTTACTGCACGGAAGATCTTCAGAAGTGCGATCTGGCTTTTGTTTTCATTGATCGGAATTGCTTCGCTGTATTTCTGGATGGATCTTCAGTTTCTTGCCGCTGTTCAGATCATAGTTTATATCGGAGGAATTGTGGTATTAATTATATTCTCAATCTTCCTGACCCAACATAGCGGAGCAGATCTGCCGAAAGCACTTCGAAGCAGAAAAATTGCAGCCGGATTTTTAAGTCTACTTGGGTTTGGAGTCATAGCCGGAATACTTTCAAAAACGTTGTTTGTTGAAACTTTAACACCAATGGATGTTGATATGAAAACGATCGGTAAGAAAATGTTGTCACTCGGCGGCGATGGATATGCTTTGCCTTTCGAATTGGTAAGTGTTTTACTTCTTGCTGCTATGATAGGTTGTATAGTAATAGCAGTTAAAAAAGTCCCTGAAAAATCATGA